Proteins encoded within one genomic window of Pseudobdellovibrionaceae bacterium:
- a CDS encoding SIR2 family protein — MKKTTKVKRFKVTPEIEDFLDRYVKAIEERTAAIFAGAGLSIPAGFVDWRGLLRKIAKEIRLNVDQENDLIAVAQYHVNEKGGRHRINEALVNEFSRKANLTENHRILARLPIQTYWTTNYDHLIEEVLDEAGKTPDVKKTVPSLAVNVPMRDAIVYKMHGDVSLADEAVVTKDDYEGYSSKRELFSTALRGDLVDKTFLFLGFSFSDPNIEYILSRIRILLGKDQREHFCLMRRVHPTDPAFKNNRDAYIYAKTKQKLQIRDLKRFAIKVILLDDYHDVTTLLRMIETRVKRKRVFISGSAETYEPFGEPEARQFVHELGKSLVKGGYEVVTGFGVGVGDAVINGALDHIFSTKFRRVDPFLILRPFPQFATGGKSLPALWTQYRESILDEAGVAIFLFGNKRDKKTGAIVLANGVKEEFEIALKKGMPVIPVGFTGHMAGALLPKLSKVKGSWKTKQFLAELKRLEKKPRSLTASVPKILKMIRRLQEERY; from the coding sequence ATGAAAAAGACCACAAAGGTAAAACGCTTCAAGGTTACCCCCGAAATCGAAGATTTCCTTGATAGGTACGTGAAGGCAATTGAGGAGAGAACCGCAGCCATTTTTGCTGGCGCGGGACTTTCGATTCCGGCTGGATTTGTCGATTGGCGTGGGCTTTTGCGGAAAATTGCAAAAGAGATCAGACTGAACGTAGATCAGGAGAATGACCTCATCGCCGTCGCCCAGTATCACGTGAACGAAAAAGGCGGTCGACATCGTATCAATGAAGCGCTGGTCAATGAATTTAGTCGGAAGGCGAACCTCACGGAGAACCACCGAATCCTCGCCAGGCTTCCTATCCAGACGTATTGGACGACTAACTATGATCATTTGATCGAAGAGGTGCTTGACGAGGCCGGGAAGACTCCAGACGTAAAGAAGACTGTTCCGAGTTTGGCCGTGAACGTCCCAATGCGCGATGCAATCGTCTACAAAATGCATGGAGATGTTTCCTTGGCCGATGAAGCCGTGGTCACCAAGGATGACTACGAGGGCTATTCTAGTAAGCGAGAGCTGTTTTCCACTGCCCTTCGCGGAGATCTGGTGGACAAGACCTTTCTTTTCTTGGGGTTCAGCTTTAGCGATCCGAACATCGAATACATTTTGAGCCGCATTAGAATTTTATTGGGCAAAGATCAGCGTGAGCATTTCTGCCTGATGCGCCGGGTTCACCCGACTGATCCTGCATTCAAAAATAATCGTGATGCGTACATTTACGCCAAGACGAAACAGAAGCTACAGATTCGCGACCTGAAGCGGTTCGCAATCAAGGTCATTTTGCTGGACGACTATCACGACGTGACGACGCTTTTACGCATGATTGAAACGCGGGTAAAGCGGAAGAGAGTTTTCATCTCCGGCAGTGCAGAAACGTATGAGCCCTTTGGAGAGCCCGAAGCTAGACAGTTTGTCCATGAACTCGGCAAAAGCCTGGTAAAAGGCGGATATGAGGTCGTGACAGGATTCGGTGTCGGAGTAGGTGACGCCGTAATCAATGGAGCTCTAGACCATATCTTTTCCACGAAGTTTCGCCGTGTCGATCCATTCTTGATTCTTCGTCCGTTCCCTCAGTTTGCTACCGGAGGAAAGAGCCTGCCGGCGTTGTGGACGCAATACCGGGAGTCGATCTTGGACGAGGCTGGGGTTGCAATATTCTTGTTTGGAAACAAGAGAGATAAAAAAACTGGGGCTATCGTTCTCGCCAATGGCGTTAAAGAGGAATTTGAAATTGCCTTGAAGAAAGGCATGCCGGTAATTCCTGTTGGTTTCACCGGTCATATGGCAGGCGCACTTCTGCCGAAGTTATCCAAGGTCAAGGGCTCATGGAAAACCAAGCAGTTCTTGGCTGAGCTGAAGCGTCTGGAGAAAAAACCCAGATCTCTGACCGCGAGTGTGCCAAAAATTCTTAAAATGATTAGACGGCTTCAAGAGGAGCGCTATTGA